From Actinoplanes oblitus, a single genomic window includes:
- the cysN gene encoding sulfate adenylyltransferase subunit CysN yields the protein MSQAVLEPDAAAARNMDLLRFATAGSVDDGKSTLIGRLLYDTKTIFADQLEAVEAASASRGDEYTNLALLTDGLRAEREQGITIDVAYRYFATPKRKFIIADTPGHIQYTRNMVTGASTADLALILVDARKGLVEQSRRHAFLTSLLRVPHLVLCINKMDLVDWDKEVYDRIADEFTSFAAKLDAPDLTIIPISALNGDNIASRSDKSPWYEGPSLLHHLEHVHIASDRNLVDVRFPVQYVIRPQSTTVTDYRGYAGQVASGVLKPGDDVMVLPSGLTSKISSIDTADGPVDEAFPPMSVTVRLTDEIDISRGDMICRPHNAPTPAQDIEAMVCWMDETAPLRVGGKYTIKHTTRTARTVVRGLQYRLDVNTLHRDESAQALGLNEIGRVRLRTTVPLLADEYRRNRTTGGFILIDEATNRTVAAGMIIEAS from the coding sequence ATGAGCCAGGCAGTTCTGGAACCGGACGCCGCTGCCGCGCGCAACATGGACCTGCTGCGGTTCGCCACCGCCGGCAGCGTCGACGACGGCAAGTCCACGCTCATCGGGCGGTTGCTCTACGACACCAAGACGATCTTCGCGGACCAGCTCGAGGCGGTCGAGGCGGCCAGCGCGTCTCGCGGCGACGAGTACACCAACCTCGCGCTGCTCACCGACGGCCTGCGCGCCGAGCGGGAGCAGGGCATCACCATCGACGTGGCGTACCGCTACTTCGCCACGCCGAAGCGCAAGTTCATCATCGCGGACACCCCCGGGCACATCCAGTACACCCGGAACATGGTCACCGGCGCCTCCACCGCCGACCTGGCGCTGATCCTGGTCGACGCGCGCAAGGGCCTGGTCGAGCAGTCCCGCCGGCACGCGTTCCTGACCAGCCTGCTGCGGGTCCCGCACCTGGTGCTCTGCATCAACAAGATGGACCTGGTCGACTGGGACAAGGAGGTGTACGACAGGATCGCCGACGAGTTCACCTCGTTCGCGGCCAAGCTCGACGCCCCCGACCTGACGATCATCCCGATCTCCGCGCTCAACGGCGACAACATCGCCTCCCGCTCGGACAAGTCGCCGTGGTACGAGGGCCCGTCCCTGCTGCACCACCTGGAGCACGTGCACATCGCCAGCGACCGCAACCTGGTCGACGTGCGCTTCCCGGTGCAGTACGTGATCCGTCCCCAGTCCACCACCGTCACCGACTACCGGGGTTACGCCGGTCAGGTCGCCTCCGGCGTGCTCAAGCCCGGCGACGACGTGATGGTGCTGCCCTCCGGGCTGACCAGCAAGATCTCCTCGATCGACACCGCCGACGGGCCGGTCGACGAGGCGTTCCCGCCGATGTCGGTGACGGTCCGGCTGACCGACGAGATCGACATCTCGCGCGGCGACATGATCTGCCGGCCGCACAACGCGCCGACGCCCGCCCAGGACATCGAGGCGATGGTCTGCTGGATGGACGAGACCGCCCCGCTGCGGGTCGGCGGCAAGTACACCATCAAGCACACCACCCGGACCGCCCGGACCGTGGTGCGCGGCCTGCAGTACCGCCTCGACGTGAACACGCTGCACCGCGACGAGTCGGCGCAGGCGCTCGGGCTCAACGAGATCGGCCGGGTCCGGCTGCGCACCACGGT
- the cysD gene encoding sulfate adenylyltransferase subunit CysD: MSQTKDYRVSHLDALEAESIFVMREVMAEFERPVLLFSGGKDSIVMLRLAEKAFAPGRIPFPVMHVDTGHNFAEVLEYRDRRVAALGLNLVIASVQEAIDTGLVRELPDGTRNRIQTPVLLNAVEKYRFDALFGGARRDEEKARAKERMFSFRDEFGQWDPKNQRPELWALYNGRHHPGESIRVFPLSNWTELDIWHYIAKERVPLPSIYYAHDREVVERDGMFYAVNEFIRLRDGETSQVRRVRYRTVGDASQTAAVLSEADTVEKVIDEVAATRITERGATRGDDKVSEAAMEDRKREGYF; this comes from the coding sequence ATGAGCCAGACGAAGGACTATCGCGTCTCGCATCTGGATGCTCTCGAAGCCGAGAGCATCTTCGTCATGCGGGAGGTCATGGCCGAGTTCGAGCGCCCGGTGCTGCTCTTCTCCGGCGGCAAGGACTCGATCGTCATGCTCCGCCTCGCGGAGAAGGCGTTCGCCCCGGGGCGCATCCCGTTCCCGGTGATGCACGTCGACACCGGGCACAACTTCGCCGAGGTGCTGGAGTACCGGGACCGCCGGGTCGCCGCCCTCGGACTGAACCTGGTGATCGCCAGTGTGCAGGAGGCGATCGACACCGGCCTGGTCCGCGAGCTGCCGGACGGCACCCGCAACCGGATCCAGACCCCGGTGCTGCTCAACGCGGTGGAGAAATACCGCTTCGACGCCCTCTTCGGCGGCGCCCGCCGCGACGAGGAGAAGGCGCGCGCCAAGGAGCGGATGTTCAGCTTCCGCGACGAGTTCGGCCAGTGGGACCCGAAGAACCAGCGCCCCGAGCTCTGGGCGCTCTACAACGGCCGGCACCACCCGGGCGAGTCGATCCGCGTCTTCCCGCTGTCCAACTGGACCGAGCTGGACATCTGGCACTACATCGCCAAGGAGCGGGTGCCGCTGCCGAGCATCTACTACGCCCACGACCGCGAGGTCGTCGAGCGCGACGGGATGTTCTACGCGGTCAACGAGTTCATCCGGCTGCGCGACGGCGAGACCTCGCAGGTCCGCCGGGTGCGGTACCGCACCGTCGGTGACGCGTCGCAGACCGCCGCGGTGCTCTCCGAGGCGGACACCGTCGAGAAGGTGATCGACGAGGTCGCCGCCACCCGGATCACCGAGCGCGGCGCGACCCGCGGCGACGACAAGGTCAGCGAGGCCGCGATGGAAGACCGCAAGCGAGAGGGTTACTTCTGA
- a CDS encoding 3'(2'),5'-bisphosphate nucleotidase CysQ, giving the protein MGEQTKASARAATPREGVEGGAPPVIDAAFARWLADRAGQELMRVRAELGHADGKALKAAGDKAAHELLRTELARWRPADAVLSEEDEHSRMAWRDGEPDVVRPDRLSASRVWIVDPLDGTREFSEEGRTDWAVHVALWTADSCKSDASCLSAGAVAMPARHRTIATDNPPAYPPMPLESATGGAIRIAASRTRPPAFVTALAEDLGAELVPMGSAGVKIAAVISGEADAYVHAGGQYEWDSAAPVAVALATGLHASRIDGSPLRYNEADPKLPDLVVCRKDLAPRLLAAISKHLPPQ; this is encoded by the coding sequence ATGGGCGAGCAGACGAAGGCGTCCGCGCGCGCGGCGACGCCCCGGGAGGGCGTCGAGGGCGGCGCACCACCGGTGATCGACGCCGCGTTCGCCCGGTGGCTCGCCGACCGCGCCGGCCAGGAACTGATGCGGGTCCGCGCCGAGCTCGGGCACGCCGACGGCAAGGCGCTCAAAGCGGCCGGCGACAAGGCCGCGCACGAGCTGCTGCGCACCGAGCTGGCCCGCTGGCGCCCGGCCGACGCGGTGCTCTCCGAGGAGGACGAGCACTCCCGGATGGCCTGGCGCGACGGTGAGCCGGACGTGGTCCGCCCGGACCGGTTGAGCGCGTCGCGGGTGTGGATCGTCGACCCGCTGGACGGCACCCGGGAGTTCTCCGAGGAGGGGCGTACCGACTGGGCGGTGCACGTGGCGCTGTGGACCGCCGACTCGTGCAAGTCGGACGCGTCCTGTCTGTCCGCCGGGGCGGTCGCCATGCCGGCCCGGCACCGCACCATCGCCACCGACAACCCGCCGGCCTACCCGCCGATGCCGCTCGAGTCGGCCACCGGCGGCGCCATCCGGATCGCCGCCAGCCGCACCCGCCCGCCGGCCTTCGTCACCGCGCTCGCCGAGGACCTGGGCGCCGAGCTGGTGCCGATGGGCTCGGCCGGGGTGAAGATCGCCGCGGTGATCAGCGGTGAGGCGGACGCCTACGTGCACGCCGGCGGCCAGTACGAGTGGGACTCCGCGGCACCGGTCGCTGTGGCGTTAGCCACGGGGTTGCACGCGTCACGCATCGACGGCTCGCCGCTGCGCTATAACGAGGCCGATCCGAAGTTGCCTGACCTGGTCGTTTGTCGCAAAGATCTCGCTCCTCGGTTGCTTGCTGCGATCAGCAAGCATCTTCCGCCACAATGA